A section of the Gemmatimonadales bacterium genome encodes:
- a CDS encoding SMP-30/gluconolactonase/LRE family protein, with protein sequence MKRTTAGLAITLAILTACQKREQSAAAASDSAMSVVDSFKTPESVLYDSAADVYLVSNINGSPLAQDDNGFIARVSPEGRVVALHWIDGASDSVTLNAPKGMAIKGDTLFVADIDAVRLFDLGTGRQLGSRAVRGATFLNDIAVGPDGTVYFTDSGLKAGTSGFASSGTDAVYRFDASGNAVAIIRGDSLGRPNGIVVDGSGAFVVTSGTGEAYHLDANGRRSSFPKPPHGQLDGIVQVPGGPFYVSSWEDSSVMSVTPPNDTYMMTVHGVASPADIGYDSRRHRLLIPSFLGNRIEIRPLPIMEGAETMRR encoded by the coding sequence ATGAAGCGGACCACCGCAGGACTGGCTATCACGCTGGCCATCCTCACGGCGTGCCAGAAGCGGGAGCAGTCGGCCGCGGCGGCATCCGACTCGGCGATGAGCGTCGTGGATAGCTTCAAGACGCCCGAGTCGGTGCTCTACGATTCCGCGGCGGACGTCTACCTCGTCTCCAACATCAACGGCAGCCCGCTCGCCCAGGACGACAACGGTTTCATCGCGCGCGTCTCGCCCGAGGGCCGAGTCGTCGCGCTCCACTGGATCGACGGCGCCTCCGACAGCGTCACGCTCAACGCGCCCAAGGGCATGGCGATCAAGGGCGACACGCTCTTCGTCGCCGACATCGACGCGGTGCGCCTCTTCGACCTGGGAACCGGCCGCCAACTCGGCTCGCGCGCGGTGCGCGGCGCGACCTTCCTCAACGACATCGCGGTTGGGCCCGACGGCACGGTCTACTTCACCGACAGCGGCCTCAAGGCGGGGACCAGCGGCTTCGCGTCCTCGGGCACGGATGCCGTCTACCGTTTCGACGCCTCGGGAAACGCGGTCGCCATCATCCGGGGCGACAGCCTCGGGAGGCCGAACGGCATCGTGGTGGACGGGTCGGGAGCGTTCGTCGTCACCTCCGGCACGGGCGAGGCGTACCACCTCGACGCGAACGGCCGGCGCTCTTCCTTCCCCAAGCCGCCGCACGGCCAGCTCGACGGCATCGTGCAGGTGCCGGGCGGCCCGTTCTACGTCTCGAGCTGGGAGGACTCGTCCGTCATGTCCGTGACGCCGCCTAACGACACGTACATGATGACCGTGCACGGAGTGGCGTCACCGGCCGACATCGGCTACGACTCCCGGCGCCACCGTCTGCTCATCCCGAGCTTCCTGGGGAATCGCATCGAGATCCGGCCGCTCCCGATCATGGAGGGGGCGGAGACGATGCGGCGGTAA
- the queA gene encoding tRNA preQ1(34) S-adenosylmethionine ribosyltransferase-isomerase QueA, protein MKTADFDYRLPPELIAQTPAERRDGSRMLVVRRGAGSGERDHSSGAEPAVSHRRFRDFPSLVEPGDVVVINDSRVIPARLLAKRRGGGEAEVLLVARQDDGTWRALVRPGARIKPSAMLSLGGGDVIEVVDRLAEGERLVRLVGDGGDDGVIARHGRVPLPPYIAREPTDLDRERYQTVYADAPGSVAAPTAGLHFTPETLDALQVRGATVSRLTLHVGPGTFRPVTADDPAQHHLDAEAYVLPEATAAAVNDARAAGRHVWAVGTTAVRTLEANAQSDGAVTPGAGWTSLFIRPGYTFRVVDRLLTNFHLPRSTLLMLVCAFAGRERVLAAYAEAVRERYRFYSYGDAMLVL, encoded by the coding sequence CTGAAGACCGCCGATTTCGACTATCGCCTCCCCCCCGAGCTGATCGCCCAGACCCCCGCCGAGCGACGGGACGGGAGCAGGATGCTGGTGGTGAGAAGGGGAGCGGGGAGCGGGGAGCGGGACCATTCGTCCGGGGCCGAACCGGCGGTGAGCCACCGCCGCTTCCGCGACTTCCCTTCGCTCGTGGAACCCGGCGACGTGGTCGTCATCAACGATTCGCGGGTGATCCCGGCGCGACTGCTCGCGAAGCGGCGCGGCGGCGGCGAGGCGGAAGTGCTGCTCGTGGCGCGTCAGGACGACGGCACCTGGCGCGCGCTGGTTCGGCCCGGCGCCCGCATCAAGCCGAGCGCCATGCTGAGTCTCGGCGGGGGCGACGTGATCGAGGTGGTCGATCGGCTGGCCGAAGGCGAGCGGCTGGTACGCCTGGTGGGCGACGGCGGCGACGATGGCGTGATCGCCCGGCACGGCCGGGTCCCGCTCCCGCCTTACATCGCGCGCGAGCCCACCGACCTCGACCGTGAGCGCTACCAGACCGTGTACGCCGACGCACCGGGTTCGGTGGCCGCGCCCACCGCCGGCCTGCACTTCACGCCTGAAACGCTGGACGCTCTCCAGGTCCGGGGTGCCACTGTCTCGCGCCTAACGCTGCACGTGGGGCCGGGCACCTTCCGGCCCGTCACGGCCGATGATCCGGCCCAACATCATCTGGACGCCGAGGCGTACGTGCTGCCGGAAGCGACGGCCGCAGCGGTGAACGACGCGCGCGCCGCGGGCCGCCACGTCTGGGCCGTGGGCACGACCGCCGTCCGCACCCTCGAGGCCAACGCGCAGTCCGACGGGGCGGTCACGCCCGGCGCGGGCTGGACCTCGCTCTTCATCCGCCCCGGCTACACCTTTCGCGTCGTGGACCGGCTGCTCACCAACTTCCATCTGCCGCGCTCGACGCTGCTCATGCTGGTGTGCGCGTTCGCGGGAAGGGAGAGGGTGCTCGCGGCGTACGCCGAGGCGGTGCGGGAGCGGTATCGGTTCTACTCGTACGGTGACGCGATGTTGGTCCTCTGA
- a CDS encoding tRNA guanosine(34) transglycosylase Tgt — protein sequence MFEFELTATDGPARAGRWRLPHGIVETPCFMPVGTQGSVRALSPRDLESIGASLILANSYHLFLRPGEDVVAKLGGLHRFMGWQRPILTDSGGFQVFSLETMRKVSEEGVEFRSHIDGSLRHLTPERAVEIQCALGPDVAMAFDHVVPGRSGRADAEDALARTERWLVRAQRRFEELVKGERGAGSGTFGAAGSAPESHSTPKVPLPQVPLPNVPLPQTLVPIIQGGIFRDLRRGALEGILRIGDWKAVAVGGLSVGEPKEEMQAVLEDLETVLPKGIPRYLMGVGFPEDVVLAIGRGMDLADCVAPTRMGRNGTAFTDDGPLNIRNARFREDDAPLDAGCDCETCTTFSRGYLRHLFAAEELLGLKLMSLHNVRYLIRLAARARSAIVEGTFDGWSRAWLARYTSRESK from the coding sequence GTGTTCGAGTTTGAGCTCACGGCGACCGATGGCCCGGCGCGCGCCGGCCGGTGGAGGCTGCCCCACGGCATTGTCGAGACGCCGTGCTTCATGCCCGTCGGGACGCAGGGCTCGGTGCGCGCGCTCTCGCCCCGCGACCTCGAATCCATCGGCGCGAGCCTCATCCTGGCCAATTCCTACCACCTCTTCCTCCGTCCCGGCGAGGACGTCGTGGCAAAACTCGGCGGGCTGCACCGCTTCATGGGATGGCAACGCCCCATCCTCACCGACTCGGGCGGCTTCCAGGTCTTTTCGCTCGAGACGATGCGGAAGGTGAGCGAAGAGGGAGTCGAGTTCCGCAGCCATATCGACGGATCGCTCCGCCACCTCACGCCCGAACGCGCGGTCGAGATCCAGTGCGCCCTGGGCCCCGACGTCGCGATGGCGTTCGATCACGTCGTTCCGGGCCGGAGCGGCCGCGCCGATGCCGAGGATGCCCTGGCGAGGACGGAACGGTGGCTGGTGAGGGCGCAGAGGAGGTTTGAGGAACTGGTGAAGGGGGAGCGGGGAGCGGGGAGCGGTACCTTTGGAGCCGCGGGGTCGGCACCGGAGTCTCACTCCACACCAAAGGTACCGCTCCCCCAGGTACCGCTCCCCAACGTCCCGCTCCCTCAAACCCTCGTCCCCATCATCCAGGGCGGCATCTTCCGTGACCTCCGCCGCGGCGCCCTGGAAGGCATCCTCCGGATCGGCGACTGGAAAGCCGTCGCGGTGGGCGGCTTGTCCGTCGGAGAGCCCAAGGAGGAAATGCAGGCAGTCCTCGAAGACCTGGAAACCGTGCTGCCCAAGGGCATTCCCCGTTATCTTATGGGGGTCGGATTCCCGGAAGACGTGGTCCTGGCCATCGGCCGCGGGATGGACCTGGCCGACTGCGTCGCACCGACCCGGATGGGACGCAACGGCACCGCCTTCACCGACGACGGGCCGCTCAACATCCGAAACGCCAGGTTCCGGGAGGACGACGCACCGCTCGACGCCGGCTGCGACTGCGAGACGTGCACCACCTTCTCGCGGGGCTATCTCCGCCACCTCTTCGCGGCGGAGGAGTTGCTCGGCCTCAAGCTGATGTCGCTGCACAACGTGCGATACCTGATCCGGCTCGCGGCGCGCGCGCGGTCGGCCATCGTGGAAGGGACGTTCGACGGGTGGAGCCGCGCGTGGCTCGCCCGATACACGAGCAGGGAGTCGAAGTGA
- the yajC gene encoding preprotein translocase subunit YajC, whose product MARPIHEQGVEVNVFAMFQPSGQQGGGSMVVFVLQIAAFIGIFWFLLIRPQRQTQKKHAELLKQLKKGDEIVTAGGVVGEIVHIKDDRLTIKSGESKLVIERERVTRVIPRAEEKAAS is encoded by the coding sequence GTGGCTCGCCCGATACACGAGCAGGGAGTCGAAGTGAATGTTTTTGCGATGTTCCAGCCATCGGGCCAGCAGGGCGGCGGCTCGATGGTGGTGTTCGTGCTCCAGATCGCGGCGTTCATCGGCATCTTCTGGTTCCTGCTCATCCGGCCGCAGCGCCAAACCCAGAAGAAGCACGCGGAGCTGCTGAAGCAGCTGAAGAAGGGTGACGAGATCGTGACCGCGGGCGGCGTGGTGGGCGAGATCGTGCACATCAAGGATGACCGCCTCACCATCAAGTCCGGCGAGTCGAAGCTGGTGATCGAGCGCGAGCGCGTGACGCGCGTTATCCCGCGGGCGGAGGAGAAGGCGGCGTCGTGA
- a CDS encoding GWxTD domain-containing protein: MHWESAPGMERMVRTVVAPAALALGLVVTPAAAQIPAAAESAVARRDTLLTEAAIEGFLRREPSNAALRVEVGRWYRRHHYAFMRARADRYFREALTMARAQGNRRVEADAETELGRTAFIRYEQLGHRYTLLGDVTSIDPMRAINDWQYVEHFFRTYAFANTGIGAGDFRAAEDHARAALAVVTGHLVATGLLATILGDQDRWEELEAPARAAIRAFPREPDGYRILGLALQRTGRLSEAAVAFEQALARMDSVRRRPYENLGLLLRRAGAAHYDSLNAEQRAELRLMYWAVAKPLALDSVNRVLLEFYARTTYVDLRWTAPDEGVAGWETDRGLTYLRYGPPDVWATLGPLAAGSELTMDAEDLTPLAGGRVTTVWLYRQSHARFIFQNQRGYTAASYASEFSLFAREVREMAPVRFDNVPGIAAMDTILAQIAQFRGPSGGTTLAVYGFVPAGRMFAGVQLQSVPVELAAFVQDGRLRDVSRRVATQTLTLGDSSQLATQTWRFDLFPAREYLLRLEARQQATGRSARAIMGLEVRRFGPGVLALSDLVVADRVAPRDSSPRRWTDFLIDPSVGRIRRGEPVAFLWETYNLTADSSGVGRYRVELAVYSRALERRGIGARIVGGVADAVGLSARGDSLATISFERQAPVRGRTAFPEYLQVQLGDAPEGTYGVALTVTDLVSGQTATSRRQFIVTTRPEDIPKRLQD, encoded by the coding sequence ATGCACTGGGAGAGCGCCCCCGGAATGGAACGCATGGTCCGCACCGTCGTGGCCCCAGCCGCGCTCGCGCTCGGGCTCGTCGTGACGCCCGCCGCCGCGCAGATCCCCGCCGCGGCGGAATCCGCCGTGGCCCGCCGCGATACCCTGCTCACCGAAGCGGCCATCGAGGGTTTCCTGCGCCGCGAGCCTTCCAACGCCGCGCTGCGCGTGGAGGTCGGGCGATGGTACCGCCGTCACCATTACGCCTTCATGCGCGCCCGCGCGGATCGCTACTTCCGCGAAGCCCTCACCATGGCCCGCGCGCAGGGCAACCGCCGCGTCGAGGCCGACGCCGAGACGGAGCTGGGCCGCACCGCATTCATCCGCTACGAGCAGCTCGGGCACCGCTACACCCTGCTGGGCGACGTGACGTCCATCGATCCCATGCGCGCCATCAACGACTGGCAGTACGTCGAGCACTTCTTCCGGACGTACGCGTTCGCGAACACCGGCATCGGCGCGGGGGACTTCCGCGCCGCGGAGGACCACGCCCGCGCCGCGCTCGCGGTCGTGACCGGACACCTCGTCGCGACCGGCCTCCTCGCGACCATCCTCGGCGACCAGGACCGGTGGGAGGAGCTGGAGGCGCCGGCGCGGGCCGCCATCCGGGCGTTCCCGCGTGAGCCCGACGGCTACCGGATCCTGGGGCTGGCGCTCCAGCGCACCGGCAGGTTGAGCGAGGCGGCCGTCGCGTTCGAGCAGGCGCTGGCGCGGATGGACTCGGTGCGCCGTCGCCCGTATGAGAACCTCGGCCTGCTGCTGCGGCGCGCCGGTGCCGCCCACTACGACTCGCTCAACGCCGAGCAGCGCGCGGAGCTGAGACTGATGTACTGGGCGGTGGCGAAGCCGCTAGCGCTGGACTCCGTCAACCGCGTGCTGCTCGAGTTCTACGCCCGCACGACGTACGTGGACCTGCGCTGGACCGCGCCGGACGAGGGCGTCGCGGGCTGGGAGACCGACCGCGGGCTCACATACCTGCGGTACGGTCCGCCCGACGTGTGGGCGACGCTCGGTCCGCTGGCCGCCGGGAGCGAGCTCACCATGGACGCGGAGGACCTCACGCCGCTCGCCGGCGGCCGGGTCACGACGGTCTGGCTGTACCGGCAGAGCCATGCGCGCTTCATTTTCCAGAATCAGCGCGGCTACACGGCGGCGAGCTACGCGAGCGAGTTCTCGCTGTTCGCTCGCGAGGTGCGCGAGATGGCGCCGGTGCGCTTCGACAACGTACCCGGCATCGCGGCGATGGACACCATCCTGGCGCAGATCGCGCAGTTCCGCGGCCCCTCGGGCGGCACCACGCTCGCAGTCTACGGCTTCGTGCCCGCGGGCCGGATGTTCGCCGGCGTCCAGCTCCAGTCGGTCCCCGTCGAGCTGGCGGCGTTCGTGCAGGATGGGCGGTTGCGCGACGTGTCGCGCCGCGTCGCCACGCAGACTCTTACGCTGGGCGACTCGTCGCAGCTCGCTACCCAGACCTGGCGCTTCGACCTCTTCCCGGCGCGGGAATACCTGCTGCGCCTCGAGGCGCGGCAGCAGGCCACCGGGCGTTCGGCCCGCGCGATCATGGGCCTGGAGGTCCGGCGCTTCGGCCCCGGCGTGCTGGCACTCTCGGACCTCGTCGTCGCCGATCGGGTCGCCCCGCGCGACTCGTCGCCGCGCCGCTGGACCGACTTCCTCATCGATCCGTCGGTGGGCCGCATCCGGAGAGGCGAGCCGGTCGCGTTCCTCTGGGAGACGTACAACCTGACGGCCGACAGCTCCGGCGTGGGCCGCTACCGCGTGGAGCTCGCCGTCTACAGCAGGGCGCTCGAACGCCGCGGCATCGGCGCGCGGATCGTCGGCGGCGTCGCGGACGCGGTCGGCCTCTCGGCCCGCGGCGACTCCCTCGCCACGATCAGCTTCGAGCGGCAGGCGCCGGTCCGCGGCCGGACCGCGTTCCCGGAGTACCTCCAGGTACAGTTGGGCGATGCGCCGGAGGGGACGTACGGCGTCGCGCTCACCGTGACGGACCTCGTCAGCGGGCAGACCGCGACCTCGCGTCGCCAGTTCATCGTCACGACGAGGCCGGAGGACATTCCCAAACGGCTGCAGGACTGA
- the def gene encoding peptide deformylase, with translation MSLRNIHLFGSPVLRQRSPEITTVDDEVRTLIADLFETMRFSKGVGLAANQVGLARRVAVVETDEQHSYALVNPVILERQGSVKDEEGCLSIPDIYGDLERAERVVCEAGDENGVRRRIEGTGLLARAIQHEIDHLDGILFLDRVGPFKRRRLIKDWEKGRKGQTGYIKELAAEGAAQG, from the coding sequence GTGAGCCTGCGCAACATCCATCTCTTCGGCTCGCCGGTCCTCCGGCAGCGCTCCCCCGAGATCACCACGGTGGACGACGAGGTGCGCACTCTCATCGCCGACCTCTTCGAGACGATGCGCTTCTCCAAGGGCGTCGGCCTCGCGGCCAACCAGGTCGGCCTCGCCCGGCGCGTTGCGGTGGTGGAGACCGACGAGCAGCACTCGTACGCGCTCGTCAACCCGGTCATACTCGAGCGCCAGGGCTCGGTGAAGGACGAGGAAGGCTGCCTCTCCATTCCCGACATCTATGGCGACCTTGAGCGGGCCGAGCGCGTGGTGTGCGAGGCGGGGGACGAGAACGGCGTGCGCCGGCGCATCGAGGGCACGGGGCTCCTCGCCCGCGCGATCCAGCACGAGATAGACCACCTCGACGGCATCCTCTTCCTCGACCGGGTGGGGCCGTTCAAGCGGCGGCGCCTGATCAAGGACTGGGAGAAGGGCCGCAAGGGGCAGACCGGCTACATCAAGGAGCTCGCGGCCGAGGGCGCGGCGCAGGGCTGA